The Deltaproteobacteria bacterium genome segment GGTCCGTTTCGAGGATGCCTCGAACTTGGCCGGCCTCGGCACCTACGCCCTGGCCGACGAGCTCTTCGCCGCCTACGGATCCAAGGTCGGGACAATGCTTATCGGCCCTGCCGGCGAATACAAGCGTCTGGGCGCCTCCATTCAGCTCACTGACCCCAAGGGCCATCCCAGCCGGGCCGCCGGACGCGGTGGTCTGGGCGCGGTCATGGGCTCCAAGCGGATCAAGGCCGTCATCGTCGACGACACCGGCGGCTCCGCTCCGGCTTCGGCCGATCCCGAGCGGTTCAAGACGGCCGCCAAACGCTGGGTCGAGATCCTCAAAAACCATCCGGTCACCGGCCAGGGCCTGCCCGGATTCGGGACCTCCATCCTCGTCAACATCATCAACGAGGCCGGGGCCCTGCCAACCAAAAACTTCCGCTCCGGAAAATTCGAGCATGCCGCCGACATCAGCGGCGAGCGCATGGTCGAGCTCATCAACCAGCGTGGCGGGGTGGCCAAGGAAGGTTGCCATGCCGGCTGCATCATCCAATGTTCCCAGACCTATAACGACAAGGATGGCAAATACCTGACCTCGGGCTTCGAGTACGAGACCGTCTGGGCCTTCGGAGCCAACACGACCATCAAGGACATCGATGTCATCGCCCAGCTCGACCGCATGTGCGACGACCTCGGTCTGGACACCATTGAGATGGGCAACACCATCGCCGTGGCCATGGAAGGCGGGGTCATCCCCTGGGGCGACGGTCCGGCGGCTCTGAAGCTCCTCGGTCGCGTCGGCACCGACAAGGATTGGCTGGGTCAGATAATCGGCAACGGCGCCGGCTTCGCCGGACAGGCCTTTGGAGTGGACCGGGTTCCGGTCGTCAAGAACCAGGCCCTGCCGGCCTACGACCCGCGGGCCGTCAAGGGCGTAGGCGTGACATATGCCACCACTCCACAGGGGGCCGACCACACCGCTGGCTACGCCGTCTGCCAGAACGTCCTGCAGGTCGGCGGCAAGATCGACGGCCATTGCCTGGCCGGCAACGTGGAAGTCTCCAAAAACCTCCAGATCGCCACGGCCGCCGTGGACGCCACCGGGCTCTGCCTGTTCGTGGCCTTTGCTGTCCTGGACACGTCCGACTCTTTGGAGGTCATCTCCGAACTCATCTCCTCGCGGTTCGGCATCGACTTCACGGTCGATGACATCACCAAGGCCGGGATCTCCGTCCTGCAGGACGAGTACGCCTTCAACGAGGCCGCGGGCTTCACCCCAGCCCATGACCAGCTGCCCGAATTCTTCCTTAAGGAAAAACTCCCACCCCACAACGTCATCTGGGACTTCACCATCGAGGACCTGCAAAAGGCTAAGGCCCTCTAATCGTCCGGAATCGACAAACGGAACCAAGGCCCGGGAACATTTCCGGGCCTTTTTTTTGTCTTCGCACCTCACGTTCCTGTGCGCGGTCGTCGCAGGCATCCTTGACAAAACGAACCGGAAAAGGTTTTCCCGAACCGGAGGATCCTCATGCACACCCAATCCGCCGGCCTGATCCAAACCGTCGAACACTTCGCCCATCGTAATCTGCTCCTGCTCTTGATAATCGGGGCCATTGGCCTAGCCGTTTATTTTCCGGCACCCGATGCATTGGCAGACGGCATGGGCCTGAGTGCCTTTCTTGTGGCGGTGCTCTTCGTGAGCCAGGGTCTGAAGATGGACCTCTCCCAAACCCACAAGGCAGGGAGCTACCTGAAACTCGTCGGCGTGGCCGCCTTGGTGGCCGTAGTCGTCTATCCGTTTTTCGCCTGGGTCGTGGCCAACCTCTTCGGCCTGTCCAGCGACCACAAGATCGGCTTCCTGCTCATGGCCAGCTTCCCGAATTCTCTAGAGGCGGCCATGGCTATGTCGGCCAGTGCCGGAGGCGACCCACTAACCGCCGTCATCCTCTTGACCGCTCTAAACATTATCGGTTTGGTCTCCATCCCTCTGAACCTGTCCATCTGGATAGGGGCCGAGTCCTCGGTCTCCGAATGGGAGGTTCTGCGGAGCATGCTCTTCTACCTGTTCGGCCCCATCGCCATCGGCCAGCTTCTGCGTCGTTTCTTCCCCGGGCTTCCTGACAGAATGACCCGGATCAACCACTACCTGCCTATGGCTTGCATCACCGGACTCGTCTACCTGTCCTGCTCCAAGGAAGCCCATCTGCTCCGTGAACTTCGTCTCCACGACCTCTTTCAGGTCGTGGCCCCGAGCGTGCTTTTGCACTCTGTCATGTTCGGCCTAGCCTGGCTGGCCGCCAGGAAATGGCTCCGACTCGAGAAGGGAGCCGGGCGATCCTTCATGATCATCACATCAGAGAAGCCCATGTCTCTATCAGTGGCCTTGTGGGCCGTGACCTACGCCCAGCATCACCCCCTGGCCATCTTCCCCATCGTGGCCTTCTATGTCAGCCAAATCGTCATCGACAGCTTCATCGTCTCCCGCATGGTAGCCCGGGACTCCCTCTGATGTGCCCTCGTCGAGACCGTCTGGTCGCCACGCCCTTGACGAAGCCTCGATTCCGTGCTTTCGCCAAGGAAAACTTCCGGGATGTCGACCATGATCCTCTACCGCGAACTCCACCTGGACCACATCGAGTCCTGTCCCTATCTCCAGGAGCGGGCAGTCCGGCATGCCAACTTTCTGGCCTCGGAGCTCAGCCCGGTTGAAATCTCTGTTCTCCTGGCCCAGGGCTGGCGGAAATTCGGCATTCACTTCTTCCGTCCGGCCTGCCCAGACTGCATGGACTGCACCCCCCTGCGGATTCACGTTCCTTCCTTTGACCCGTCCAAGAGCCAACGCCGGGTGGCCCGAAAAAATCGCGACATGACTGTGCGCTTTCTTCCATCCCGCTACCAGCCCGAGTACTACAATCTCTTCCAGACTCATTCCCGGAGTCGCTTCGGCCAGGACACGGACATCGACCACTTTCTCCATCTCTTCCACGCCCCGTCCTGCCCCGGCCTCGTCTCCGAATTCCGCCTTGGTGAACGTCTGGTCGGACTCGGCTACCTGGACTGGGGCCGGGACTGCCTAAGCAGCGTGTACTTCGTCTTCGATCCGGCCTTCTCCGACCGCAGCCCGGGCATCTTCGGGGTCCTGGCCGAAATCGAACACGCCCGCGCTCTGAGGCTGGATTGGTACTATCTGGGCTATTTCGTTCCCGGCTGCCCGACAATGGCCTACAAGGATCGATTCAATCCCCGCCAATATCTCGACTGGAACACCGGCATCTGGGTGCCTGCCCAGACCTCCGTGCCAAACGCCTCCACCCCGAACAAGAGGTTTTGACCATGACCCGCTCCCTGCTTCGTGCCATTCTGCTCCTGGCGGCTTTTCCTATCTCCATGGCCATGGGTGCCTCGGACGACGTATGGATTCCGGAACAGCTCCGAGCCTGGACGGCCTGGGTCCTGCACGACGTTCCTGATGCGACCTGCCCGAGAATCTTCGACGACCCCGACCGGCGCGTCTGCATGTTCCCGTCCTCCTGCGACCTAATTCTGGGAACCGACGGGGCCCGCTTCACCATACACGCCAAAGTTTTCTCCGAAGGCCCAGTCGAACTGCCAGGAGAACCGGCCCACTGGCCGAGCCGGGTTCTTGTCGACGGAGAGCCCGTGCCCTTGGCTCTGCGGGACGGACGGCCCTGCGTCGAATTGGAGCCGGGCCTGCACCACATAGTGGGAAGCATCGTCTGGGACACGATCCCCGAAGTTCTGGCCGTGCCCCTCGGCTTGGGCCTGATCCGGGTCCAACCCCCAGACAGCGAGGCCTTCCATCCCCGCATCGAATCGGGCAGGATCCGCCTACGCCCTCAGGCCGAAAAGAGCGAGGCCGGTGACACCTTCGCGAGCACGGTCTTCCGATTGGTCAGGGACTCCGTCCCCCAGGAAATCATCACTCTGATCCGCCTTCAGATTTCTGGGCAGGCCCGGCGGATTCAGCTCCCCAATCTCCTCCCGGCCGGGTCCAGGCCCCTGGCCGTGGACTCCCCTCTGCCCATCGGGTTCTCTCCACAGGGCGAAATCCTGGTCCAGTCCGCCCCCGGCACCTGGGACCTGCGGATCACGTCACGCTTCCCCAACCGTCATGACGTCCTCACCCTTCC includes the following:
- a CDS encoding arginyltransferase, with amino-acid sequence MSTMILYRELHLDHIESCPYLQERAVRHANFLASELSPVEISVLLAQGWRKFGIHFFRPACPDCMDCTPLRIHVPSFDPSKSQRRVARKNRDMTVRFLPSRYQPEYYNLFQTHSRSRFGQDTDIDHFLHLFHAPSCPGLVSEFRLGERLVGLGYLDWGRDCLSSVYFVFDPAFSDRSPGIFGVLAEIEHARALRLDWYYLGYFVPGCPTMAYKDRFNPRQYLDWNTGIWVPAQTSVPNASTPNKRF
- a CDS encoding aldehyde ferredoxin oxidoreductase, producing MSRILRIDTAKKTYAFEPAGPYAGLGGRALTSRIVRQEVPATCHPLGADNKLVVAAGLLTGTIAANSGRLSVGAKSPLTGTIKESNSGGTLSQKLARLDIIGIVFEGRPEADAPLSTVVITKDGVRFEDASNLAGLGTYALADELFAAYGSKVGTMLIGPAGEYKRLGASIQLTDPKGHPSRAAGRGGLGAVMGSKRIKAVIVDDTGGSAPASADPERFKTAAKRWVEILKNHPVTGQGLPGFGTSILVNIINEAGALPTKNFRSGKFEHAADISGERMVELINQRGGVAKEGCHAGCIIQCSQTYNDKDGKYLTSGFEYETVWAFGANTTIKDIDVIAQLDRMCDDLGLDTIEMGNTIAVAMEGGVIPWGDGPAALKLLGRVGTDKDWLGQIIGNGAGFAGQAFGVDRVPVVKNQALPAYDPRAVKGVGVTYATTPQGADHTAGYAVCQNVLQVGGKIDGHCLAGNVEVSKNLQIATAAVDATGLCLFVAFAVLDTSDSLEVISELISSRFGIDFTVDDITKAGISVLQDEYAFNEAAGFTPAHDQLPEFFLKEKLPPHNVIWDFTIEDLQKAKAL